The sequence below is a genomic window from Lodderomyces elongisporus chromosome 2, complete sequence.
aaatttTCATCATATATACATCATAGATTCATCATAGATGGCTAAATTGGATCAGTTTATATCTACGCCCGCCAGTGGGCCCATGGTATCCCCTAAGGATTATGCTGAAAACTCGAAAGTCAAATTATCAGGTCGTATACTAAATGTTATGACCACGTTGCCTACTCAAATTGTCAGCCAATACGATTCTAAAACGGGTCTGCATGTTTGGGACGTTGAGGTATTTAGAGGCAACTCTGCTTTATTTTCGTCGCAATCGTTTTTGCAACAGCATTCTGATTGGGAAACACACTTGATAGCTTGGACTGGAGAGTTAAAGAACAAGGCCGAGAATACAATCAATTTGACTGCCGAAAACTTGCAGGATGATCCGTTATACTTGGACGAAGAGGACAAGGcagagattgaaaaaaaattgcaaaagtcGATTGGCAATGAAAACATTCATCCTGTTTGGTTATTAAGACGTGACCAAGAAAGATGGAGAAAGTATGCAGAAAATGTACTTTGGCCAGTGTTCCACTATTTTGAAGGAACCCCGTCAGACGGTAAGGAGGAGATTAATGCTTGGCACGATTACGTCAAGTTCAACGAAGCCTATTTGAACAAGATCAAGCAGGTTTATAAGCCAGGCGATGTTATTTGGATCCATGATTATtatcttttgcttcttccaCAGTTATTGAGAATGGAATTGCCAGATGCTTATATATGTCACTTTTTGCATGTGCCATTTCCTTCATCAGAGTACTTCAAATGCTTGTCAAAGAGAACGCAGCTTTTAGATGGTATGTTGGGCTCGGACAAAATTGGTTTCCAGTCGGACTCATTTCAACGACATTTCTTATCTTGTTGTGCACGAGTGCTCGGTTGCCAGGTTTCCAAAACAGAAGTCTTTGCTTATGGTACAACAATCTCTGTTGAGACCTTGCCTATTGGTATAGATACTGCCAAGATTGAGCACGAGGCGTTCACGGATGAAGTTGATCAAAAGGTGCAGGCAATTAGAAATGCATACAAGGGCAAGAAGATCATTGTTGGACGTGATAGATTGGATAAGGTGAGAGGTGTTGTTCAGAAGTTGCAAGCTTTCCAAATATTTCTTGAAATGTTCCCCGAGTGGCGAGAGAAGGTTGTGTTGATTCAAGTTTCAACACCAGGATACCAACATTCGGCAAATGTTGAAATCAAGGCTACTGAATTGATCAACCAAATCAACTCAAAGTATGGAACTTTGAACCATACTCCAGTGATCCACTATCAGATGATGATACCCAAGGAAGAGTATTTGGCTTTGTTGAGAGTTGCTGACTTGTGTCTTATCACGTCAGTTAGAGATGGAATGAATACAACTGCGTTTGAATTTGTTATTTgtcaaaaggaaaaaagctCACCTTTGATTTTGTCAGAGTTTACTGGTACCGCATCCGTCTTAAATGATGCCATATTGGTGAACCCATGGGATTCAGTAGGAATTTCCAAAACTATAAATGAAGCTTTATCTTTTAGTGATGGTGAAAAGAAGACTCTTGAAAACAGgctttacaaaaaagtgACATCCAACACTATTCAGCACTGGACTTCTACATTTATTAGAGACACTATAGAACACTCGGCAATAACACACACCAATCATTATACTCCAACATTGAATAGGCCATTGTTGTTAAAGAATTATCAAGAATCAGAACGaagattgtttttgtttgacTATGATGGAACATTAACCCCAATCGTTCAAGACCCCGCTGCAGCAATCCCATCAGACAAGTTAAATCGTGTCCTCGACGTATTAACACAAGATCCCAAGAATCAAATTTGGATCATTTCCGGTAGAGACCAGGCGTTTTTGGAGAAGTGGATGGGTAAGAAAAACGTGGGACTCTCAGCCGAACATGGCTGTTTCATGAAAGATCTTGGAGCTAAGGAATGGCTCAATTTAACTGAACAGTTTGACATGTCTTGGCAACAAAAGGTCAAAGATGTTTTCCAAAAGTATACTGATAAAACCCCTGGCTCTAAtatagaaattaaaaaggtTGCTATTACGTGGCATTATAGAAGAGCTGACCACGAATTAGGTCTTTACCAAGCACAGAAATGTGTTGAAGAGTTGACAGAGACAGTTGCCAAGGAatatgatgttgatgtgaTGGAAGGCAAGGCAAACATTGAGGTCAGACCCAAATTTGTTAATAAGGGTGAAATTGTAAAGTCGTTGGTGTTGCATCCCCATGGTGCGAAAAAGgcaattgaagaaatcaTGAATCATGAGATCAAGCATGATGATGACAAGTTGCCTGATTTTGTATTCTGTGTTGGTGACGACTTGACTGATGAGGATATGTTCAAGTCTTTGCTCAAGATTGAAAACCAATGGTccctcaacaacaagtcAAGAAACAAGTTTGGATCGTATGGCATTTTCCCTGTGGCGGTTGGACCCGCATCTAAAAAAACTGTGGCAACAGCCCACTTGAATGAACCTGCGCAAGTTTTGGAGACGTTGGGATTATTAGCTGGACAAGTGTCTCTTTTTGAGAGTGCAGGTTCAGTGGATTTAGATGATAGAGGACACCTTGCCAACAGTGAGATCTCGACCAGACTGAAGGATGCAGTTAGGCAAGCAACTTTAAAGAAACGAAAGAGTTTAGAACAAGCTAATGGCGGTAAAGTAGCAGCTGATGCAAACACTAAGCaagaagcagcagcataGAATAGACTAAAAGaatattttttcaagtatctttttctaaacaaaaaaggatttttttttttctgtttttctttctttatttttcttttcattcatttttttatttttaatttatttactCTTACTTTCATCTTTAAAAtgataatagtaataataatagttaTAGTAAATGTGGAACAAAGGGCTCTTTGTAGAATCTTAATCTTACATTTCCGAATGATATGTGATCTATGGGCAAGTTTCTATTCAAATTTTCCTCTATtaatttgttcaattgtattatccttttttttttcttaatttataaatattcttttttgttaatCAAAGTCTCAATCTATTTATTCAttgctattgaaaaagttgtGTCTATAACTCTGCAAACTTTTGAAGGAATTCTTCAACAACCTTGACACACCAAAACTCTCCACTTGTTTGCACATAACCCAAGTGACCACCCATATCTGTTTCAACAAGACATAAGTATGGGTTTGTCTTTGCGTCCAATATGGGCAATCTGCATCCCACAGCAGGATCATCAGTCGAGTTCAAAATCAAGTATggtgttttaattttcaatatttttcttattgGTGATAATTCTCTATAATATTCAAAAGCATTCTTGTATGGCGTCAATTTACATGTGATCAAATCATCAAACTGCCATGTTGTTTTTATGTTCTTCAATTCTTTCATTGTTTGATCATTGACCAATTCAGGATTCAATTCTTTGAGCTCTGCATAGTTGTTGGTGACAATTTTGGCGAGGAACTTTGCCAATGCTGGGTTGAGTAACATGCGACCAGTGAGTGAGTTTTGGATATGGTACGCACTATCAACAAAATCCCAAGGACATCCAACTGCACAAGCTGCAGCAACTAATCTCTCAGTGTGTTTACTATCTTCACTTTTCTCCAAGTCTGCTTTTTCACCTTCTTCACCAAGGAAATTAGATAACAATGCAGCACCAAATGAAAAGCCAGTGACAAAGATTGGCCTGTTTGGCCATTGCTTTTTGAATTTCTGCAAAACCTCTCTAATATCATTAGTGGAACCGGCATTAAAAACTTTATTTGATGTAATCTTGGTTCTGCAGCATCCACGATTGTTTACTACAACAACGTCCCATCCATTTGTGTTCTTGTCAATGACCTCTGCAAAATTACGGATCAATGGTTCATGAGATCCACCACCCAAGCCATGCAATATGACAACAATTGGGGTGGTTTTCAAGTCGTCTGCCTTATTGATGGCCTCAGCCTCGTCGTTAGATAAGTAGCGTGTACGTGGGTGTAATTTGGGGTATCCCTCTGGTAAAGTTTCAGTAcccaattttttaaattccTCAACTGAGTCTGGTTCGGGAATAACCCAGTCCAAACTTGAGCTGCCTCCATCAGAGTAGTGGAACAACTCCCTACCATACCAAATTTTAAACTTGTTTGAAACGTCAATCGAGGTGTAATACAAGGTTTGTAAGGAACCattaaataataaaggGTTTAGCCATAATTTTTTCGATGGATCAATGAGCTCAAGGGTTTTTGTGAAATCAGTAAATTTTACTGCGGTGGAATCTTGTTTCTCTACATCTTTTGAGTCTGGTGAAGATATTCTTTCAGGGCTGACTATTATTGAGTCTTGAGGTGATGACTGGTGGACTTTGATCGTGGACCTAAACCCCCAATTAAGAATACCCATAGTGGTGTGGTTTAAAAAGTTGAGGACAGtgaaacaagaagaagttgaggaagaagaagaagaagttgaggaagaagaagaagaagttgaggaagaagaagaagaagttgaggaagaagaagaagaagttgaggaaggagaaggagaagaagagaacGAAAAAGCTTTATAAAATGGGTTGAGGTTTGAACTCCGTTGATGtagttgaaaagaaatttttctGATTCCTCGGCTAATTGAAAATCGGACTTAAGTCTATCTTTGTACTccgagagagagagagagaaagaaatatatacCCGTCTATTAGAACCAACTTTCTAGAGAAGAAAATTGCGAGAATGAGGCTAGACGCAAGAAATCAATCcaatacaaaaaatgaagaagaagaagaaaaaaaaaaaaaaacaaagaaaataaagaatatataaaaataaaataaacgaaagcagaaaaaataaaaaataaaatggatggaagatggaaaagaaggacTTGATTACCGtgaataaaatgaaatggaTTAAATTTGGAAACTTATAAAGACTGTGTAAACcatttgttgttcttcttcttcatgtTCTTTTGGATATTTTGGAATAATTTGCaatatttcttcttcttcttcttcttcttcttcttcttcttcttctgctgctttttttgttttctatttcttttatttctttttattttttttattttttttattttttttaatttatacTAATGGACTATCCAAAGTTTCATGGAAGGGATTGATTTTAGTAAGCGTTATATTTTATGCTTATGGTGCAACGGGTAAAGTTATTGTCCATTTCCCTTTAAGACTAAACTTCAGTTCAGTAATGAGTGTTTAGATATATTCAACCAAACTATATATAAAGGAtgtttgtttcaatttatttcatcttccatttctttctatttttttttcgttttttctatctttccatctttctatctttcttcttcctttcctcGAAAATTCAGTGCAACTTATTAATGtcaatttttattattgttcCTTCTCGTCCAGCTGCTAGAGCAATCTAGACGTGATTTTGCGTACGGCGCTCTTTCCCATCACCACGGAAGCGTGATTCACAAACAATAGAAATCCACATGTACATGAAATAGAACAAAATGGCTTGCGTTCGTTAATCCATCTAGCAAAATACTATCGCCCACTCAGTCCCGTTGCAAGACctataaaaatatatatgttcAAGTTCATATTATCATATATGATATAAGCtaattttgttcttttgtttttttcggtctttttttttttttattattattccaTCAAAACAACTTCACTAAATCATCGTTCattataaagaaaaaagggacTTAATCGTGGCTCTCATTGAAGAGATATaatatcattattattgttagtactactactattactactactactattactactactactactactattactgtCACTGCCACTGCCACTGTTGTTGTCATTGCCTTCAGACATCTTAGCAAGTAAATTACAATAACAGTCACAAGATGTTCACCCAGCATTTGCAACTCGCATTGTTTGACATCAAACTTAGATCAAGCCACAAGAACTTACTATTAATCAAAGGAAATGAGTTTGATGTGGAAAACGTACTCCTTGACGGCAGTGTCAAGTTGTCACTAAAAGAGGATATCCACATTAAAAAGATCACCTTGTCTTTAGTTGGTGAGTTTTATTACGAATACTTTCTGAAGGAAACCCATGACCAACAATTGGACCGTTTATGTGTCTTAAAGGCCGATTGGAACAACCTTTTGACCAACGATGAGGGCCAATTGGTGTTTGGAAATTATGGTGACAAGACATACCCCATGTACAAGATGAAAAAACACGGAAGCGGTCTGGAAAGAGGTTCTGGGCAAAATTCAGGTGCCTCCACACCACGTCCGCAGTATCAACGCACAAAATCTACTCCAGTTTTCTCTTCACAACCAGGTTCCTCAGCGTCGAAAGATAAGCTGAAAATCATCCAGATCCCAAAGTCAGGTATTGATGGGACTCCATACAAGAATTTGAAGGACTCGTCGAAGCACTCGTTTCTTTTGCCAAAGGGCAATTATAGTCTTCCATTTCAAATATATCTTCCTGCAAATATTGCAGAAACTATTGAAGGCTTACCAATAGGAACATTACTTTACCGATTGCAGTGCTCTATAGAAAGAGGCAGGTTTGAGAGATCGCACCTGGTCAGCAAACATATACGAATAGTGCGAACTTTACATCCACAAAACCTCAATCTTACCGATATGATTGACGTCAACAATACATGGGTTGGAAAATTACAATACTGCGTCAGTATGCCAAGAAAGGCAATAGCTATAGGGACAACAGTTCCAATACATTTGACAATAGTGCCTATTGCTAAAGGTCTAAGCTTGAAAGCTATGAATGCATGCATTGTGGAACACTATCACATTGAGGTGGACAATATAAGATCGCCAGAATTTGAAAGGTTATGCGggaaacaacaattgcacTTTCCCGACACTTCGACTTTACCATATGATAAATGGGTGATAAAGACTCATTTCAAGGTTCCCGAAAATTTAAAGCAAATCACTCAAAGTTGCGAAATCAAGAGTGGAATGATTGTAGTGAAACATAGACTAAGAGTCGCCATTCAACTTAAGAATAAGGAGGGGCATACAAGCGAGTTGCGTGCTAATTTACctgtatttgtttatttaagTGCCAACTTGGGTCATGTAATTGGTCGGCATTATGATGTTGATAATCATCACGGTACATTTCAGCTTGACTATAAACGCGAAGATACGCTTTTTCACAAGCGTGATGTTTCTGCAGTTACAACGCCTGCAGTGTCAGATAATGAAGATAATGATGACAATGAAAACGAGGATGGAGGCGGTGAGAGTAACGGAGATGCAGAGGATGATGACTTGGATAGAGAACTGTCTGCACCACCTTTATATGAGAAACACCAGTTTGACAAAATATACGATATGAACTTGCCACAAACGCCGCTTGAACAGCTCAGATCACAATCCGGTACCCCACTTGGATCAGCTGAAAACTCTATGGCTAACTTGGGGGATTATTTCGATTTGCCCATCAGACGCGAATCAGCATCGATGGCTGGaaagagcaaaaacaaGCACACGCCTTCAAAGTCTGTGGACTTTCTTCACATTCCTACTTATGACGAGGCTTTAGATGACGACGAAGATGATGACAAATATGCTGCTGATGGGTTTGCACCTACATACACCGACGGTAGCGGCAGCGAAAGCGCAAGCGTGAAATCAggatcagcaacaccaatcAAGATTATGAATAATCCAAAAGCGAATAATAGCTTGTCGAGTTTTGGTTTCCACTTTAAGAGTAGCTCAGTGCCCCACTCAAGATCTACCTCTGGTATTAAATTGGATAAATTAGATAAATCAGATAAATCAAGTGGAAGTAGTACTGCTAATGGTACTAGAGCTGGGGGTGCAGGTGGTGCAGGTGAATTAGGGCAATCACCAAAACCACTGTCTGGGCACAGGtttttcaagaaaaaataatggtaatatagatatatagaTAGACAGATTGagaaatacaaatatatgtatattgaacacaaaaggacaaagaaaaagcaaaaaaaaaaaattataaaaaattaataaataaaaataaaatacaaaaataaaaacagaACTAAATTAGAAACATACAAGCTACAGacaaatacatatatagaGCTCAAATATTATATAGCTatatctttcttctttgactAAAGTAGCAACAACGTACAGCATCATCAGACATGAATAGGAAAGATCCATTTGAAAACCGCGAACACCAGTTGCGGGCAAATATAAAACGAATGAGGAATGAGAAAAGACTCGTGACGCGACGACCGTTGCAAATCGTGAACCAACGCGAAAAGAAATCACTACGAAATCTACAAAGGGATGGAAATGTAATTAGTGTTCGAAATAGAtatgaagagaaagaaagagaaagagaaagtgtGAGAGATAGACTCAGAGACAGACATGTGAAGGTAAGTAATGGTATCAAAAATTATACGAACACCAGAAGTTTACTTTACGAGTTGTCACGTCAAAAACCATCCGGACTGTTGGTGACTCATGCGGAGGAACAAAATCAAGCAAATACTACGAGTTTTGGCCTagtcaaaaaaattgtaaacaACACAACGGGGCCGAGTGATCTGAAGTATAAGTTAACCAACGAACTAGGAAAATATcatgataaatatgatgCAATCAAACTCTTTAGCGGGCTTGTTCCACACCTCAATGAAACAAATCCAAAAAGCCAGCGAGAAATGAAGAGACtatcaaagaaaagactACAAATTAAGCAAGATCCTTTAGTGGAGAGTTTTAAAACAAAGTTTTCCCAGTTTATTGATTGGTTTAAACTTTACCGCTACCAGTACATAGTagatcatcatcaacatcatcatcatcaactgcaacaacaacaacaacaacaacaacaacaacgcttattggaaaagaacaattaTGCCATTGGTATTCAAATTAGTAAAACACCCAGAAATAAACAAGAGCAGACGGGAGTAGAAACTGGTGGGAGTGTCAAGAAAAATTCAATCATTGCTTCCACTTTGAAAAGCAAATACACCAGACCCGAGTATCGTACAAATACTCACAAGCATTTGGAGAAATCCTATGTGGTGAGCAgtattgttgatattaACCCGTTTATGTGCTATGTTAACTTAACAAAAGTGAATGGTGATCAACAAGCAGACGTTCGAAAAGTTATTTTGCTCAAGGTATATGAATTGCAATTAAAGGTAGGTGACTCAATATGGTGGAACGGGATGACCGAAGGTCGAAGTTTACATTCTATGAATTTGAGAGGTGAAGTAATAGAAGTCGTTCATAAATGGGAAGTAAGCAAACAACTTTAGCAAAATTAACTTCTGCTGCGGTGTAGATGAAAGATTGATCGTTATGAACATATTTTTTACGCGGAAAATTCGGAAATCACAAAAGCTTTCAGTACTATGTCGCCAACATTGTTCCAAAGTTGTTTACCTTTGTCATTCAGCGCATAGAATGCATTCATTTTAAGATTAAATTGATGAACGGGCGGGAAGGGAGGAGGGGAAAGTAGAGAAAGGTACCATTGCTTTTACtatttgctttgttttttcttttttcttttccagtTATGAATACTATTTCTTTtggctttttcttttgatctttttttttttttgtttttttgtttgtttgtttgtttgttggcTTTGGAAATGGAACTTGTTCGAACCTTGAATACATATATTGCACCTACCCGGAATTTGCAGCCATActttctttaatttataCTAAACACATAAATTCATTCcttgcttttctttccacTTTCTGCTTTATTCATATATTCTCCTTTTTAACTTTTCagctttttcttcacttcATCTGAATCAAGCGAGTTTGAGAAGCTATAAATACTCCGGTGATTCAATTGTAATAGTCATTTTTCCCCCCTCCCTTTTAGTTTCTCTTTTCGTTTACAAGTGTTTGTCAATAAAGTTCTATAacttttgttgttaattCCAATAATTATATTTACCATGTTTAaacaagttttgaaaaaaaacattactTCATTAAGATTTCGCTCCACTTTTGTGccaaaaagaaccaaatcCAATCTTACTTGGAGATATCCAAGAGGTGTTGCGAATTTTCCCCAAGACATTTTTGATCACGATTGGTTTGCCGAGACAGACGCATCCATCTCAGACTACTTTAAAACCAAACAGACGCCAAAAGATTACATTTTAACTATTAAAGAGCCACATGcacaaaataaagatgTTTCTGTTCACTTTTGCAAACCAGATAATGCATTATTGGTGACTATTTCCCAGAATTTGGATGAAAAGGGGAAGGATAGTGAGTCCCGTTTTGCTAGTGCTTTTACAAACAAGTACACATTTGATAAGCCTGTTGATTCACAAGAAATCAAAGCAGACCATGATGCAAAGAATGGAgaaattattattactgttccaaaaaagaatgaagatgatgatagTATTATTAATGTTCCTTTTAATAACAAGAATGAATGAATCGGATCTTTGTCTTTACCGGTTTGTAGTACCAAACCATTCTCAATCCCACTATCTTTTAGAAAATATTGGTTTTTATATAGCTCTTACTATAGTTATTGTCTAGAAGTTTTATTAAGATAGAAGCATCTATTCTATTCCATCTAAAGTCAATTGCTGCACACAATTGTTTCACAAAAACTATATAATACTTTCTACTAATCTATTTGCCACTTTTACACTACCTtatctttgtctttttttttatcttcacGTGAATCAGATTCTGAGGAATAaaggcaaaagaaaatttgtCATCAGAAACAACTACTGAGAATAAGTGACCTAAAACCACCaccttcatcatcaccatcatcatcaaccatcatcatcatcatcatccatcatcaataacaaCGACTACTAGcccatcaacatcaaccaTCACTACTCACCATCTTTTCCTCTTAAGTCTTAATCACTTAGACTTAGTCATTACCACTTTACGTCGAGACGCCTTTCTCAAAAGCACTTTATTGTACCGTTAGTTCGAGTTTACGATAGCACATCCCCTtacacaattttttttttccaataagCACCAGCAAATTTCAATGGCTACAACTGCATCATCTGCATCCAAGCTAGAGGCTTCCGAGTATGTGGGGCCAAATTTGAATGTCACATTGACATGTCCCGAATGTAAGATCTTTCCACCGGACTTGATTGAACGTTTTAGTGAAGGAGATATTGTATGTGGTAGTTGTGGGTTGGTTTTGAGCGACCGAATGGTTGATACTAGGTCAGAATGGAGAACGTTTAGTAATGATGATCAAAACGGTGACGATCCTTCTCGTGTCGGAGATGCCGGCAATCCTTTATTGGACACTGAGGATTTGTCAACTATGATTTCATATGTGCCCGACAACACTAAAGCTGGCAGGGAACTTACTAGAGCCCAGCAGAAATCTTTGGTTGACAAGAAAGACAATGCATTAGCAGCTGCTTATGTGAAGATTTCTCAAATGTGTGATGGTTACCAGTTGCCCAAGATTGTGCAAGATGGTGCCAAGGAAGTTTACAAGATGGTTTATGAAGAAAAGTCATTGAGAGGTAAATCTCAGGAGTCTATTATGGCCGCTTCCATTTTCATTGGATGCAGAAAAGCCAAAGTGGCTCGACTGTTTAAAGAGATTTGGGCATTGACTAATGTGCCAAAGAAGGAAATTGGCAAAGTTTTCCGGATCATGGATAGGATAATCCAAGAAAACCATGCAGCTAATCCACAAACCGCGGCATACTATAGCCACGAGAATAT
It includes:
- the TPS2 gene encoding threalose-6-phosphate phosphatase (CAZy:GT20), coding for MAKLDQFISTPASGPMVSPKDYAENSKVKLSGRILNVMTTLPTQIVSQYDSKTGSHVWDVEVFRGNSALFSSQSFLQQHSDWETHLIAWTGELKNKAENTINLTAENLQDDPLYLDEEDKAEIEKKLQKSIGNENIHPVWLLRRDQERWRKYAENVLWPVFHYFEGTPSDGKEEINAWHDYVKFNEAYLNKIKQVYKPGDVIWIHDYYLLLLPQLLRMELPDAYICHFLHVPFPSSEYFKCLSKRTQLLDGMLGSDKIGFQSDSFQRHFLSCCARVLGCQVSKTEVFAYGTTISVETLPIGIDTAKIEHEAFTDEVDQKVQAIRNAYKGKKIIVGRDRLDKVRGVVQKLQAFQIFLEMFPEWREKVVLIQVSTPGYQHSANVEIKATELINQINSKYGTLNHTPVIHYQMMIPKEEYLALLRVADLCLITSVRDGMNTTAFEFVICQKEKSSPLILSEFTGTASVLNDAILVNPWDSVGISKTINEALSFSDGEKKTLENRLYKKVTSNTIQHWTSTFIRDTIEHSAITHTNHYTPTLNRPLLLKNYQESERRLFLFDYDGTLTPIVQDPAAAIPSDKLNRVLDVLTQDPKNQIWIISGRDQAFLEKWMGKKNVGLSAEHGCFMKDLGAKEWLNLTEQFDMSWQQKVKDVFQKYTDKTPGSNIEIKKVAITWHYRRADHELGLYQAQKCVEELTETVAKEYDVDVMEGKANIEVRPKFVNKGEIVKSLVLHPHGAKKAIEEIMNHEIKHDDDKLPDFVFCVGDDLTDEDMFKSLLKIENQWSLNNKSRNKFGSYGIFPVAVGPASKKTVATAHLNEPAQVLETLGLLAGQVSLFESAGSVDLDDRGHLANSEISTRSKDAVRQATLKKRKSLEQANGGKVAADANTKQEAAA
- the EHT1 gene encoding medium-chain fatty acid ethyl ester synthase/esterase 2 (MEROPS:MER0059846) is translated as MGILNWGFRSTIKVHQSSPQDSIIVSPERISSPDSKDVEKQDSTAVKFTDFTKTLELIDPSKKLWLNPLLFNGSLQTLYYTSIDVSNKFKIWYGRELFHYSDGGSSSLDWVIPEPDSVEEFKKLGTETLPEGYPKLHPRTRYLSNDEAEAINKADDLKTTPIVVILHGLGGGSHEPLIRNFAEVIDKNTNGWDVVVVNNRGCCRTKITSNKVFNAGSTNDIREVLQKFKKQWPNRPIFVTGFSFGAALLSNFLGEEGEKADLEKSEDSKHTERLVAAACAVGCPWDFVDSAYHIQNSLTGRMLLNPALAKFLAKIVTNNYAELKELNPELVNDQTMKELKNIKTTWQFDDLITCKLTPYKNAFEYYRELSPIRKILKIKTPYLILNSTDDPAVGCRLPILDAKTNPYLCLVETDMGGHLGYVQTSGEFWCVKVVEEFLQKFAEL
- the SUA7 gene encoding transcription initiation factor IIB (BUSCO:EOG09262PAY), giving the protein MATTASSASKLEASEYVGPNLNVTLTCPECKIFPPDLIERFSEGDIVCGSCGLVLSDRMVDTRSEWRTFSNDDQNGDDPSRVGDAGNPLLDTEDLSTMISYVPDNTKAGRELTRAQQKSLVDKKDNALAAAYVKISQMCDGYQLPKIVQDGAKEVYKMVYEEKSLRGKSQESIMAASIFIGCRKAKVARSFKEIWALTNVPKKEIGKVFRIMDRIIQENHAANPQTAAYYSHENIQTTQTSAEDLIRRFCSHLGLNTQVTNAAEHIARRAKEVGVLAGRSPTTIAATVIYMACMVFGIDMPPSKISDKTGVSDGTIKTSHKYLYEARDKLIDPYWVESGKVKLENVSKS